In a single window of the Bacillus mycoides genome:
- the ytvI gene encoding sporulation integral membrane protein YtvI: MNRNLLYMILRLIFVIVATVVGFYALLYMSGLIYPFIIAFAFAYLINPVVNFLNQKLQFPRALAVLVSLILVFGAIVGLVTYLVTEAISATTYLLQIVTVKFPDIVAFAQQFALNHIMPLYDDLISKFNHLGEPQRYTITQNIQNLGTEATTQMKELLTAIISGLTNFISALPTTLTVLVFVLLATFFISYDWHRLAHKVRKLLPNRLHGYGKTIFVDLRKALFGFVKAQLTLVSMTTIIVLIGLLILRVPYAITIAIITGVVDLLPYLGTGAVFVPWVIYVFFTGDTAFAIGLLILYIVVIVQRQIMEPKVLSSNIGLDPLATLIALFVGFKLFGFLGLIIGPVILVLLNTLHKAHVFHDLWKFIKGSPSK; this comes from the coding sequence TTGAACCGAAACTTACTATATATGATATTACGACTCATATTTGTCATTGTAGCAACGGTAGTTGGGTTCTATGCATTGCTGTACATGTCAGGTCTTATCTACCCTTTTATTATCGCTTTTGCATTCGCTTATTTGATTAATCCTGTCGTCAATTTCCTTAATCAAAAACTACAATTCCCTCGCGCATTAGCGGTACTCGTTAGCTTAATTCTCGTATTCGGAGCTATCGTTGGACTTGTTACATACCTTGTAACTGAAGCAATATCTGCCACAACGTACTTACTACAAATTGTTACAGTTAAGTTTCCAGATATCGTTGCATTCGCCCAACAATTTGCACTTAATCATATTATGCCTCTCTATGATGATTTAATCTCTAAATTTAATCATCTCGGAGAACCACAGCGATACACTATTACACAAAACATTCAAAACTTAGGCACCGAAGCAACGACACAAATGAAAGAACTTTTAACCGCCATTATAAGTGGGTTAACAAATTTCATTAGTGCATTACCAACAACTTTAACTGTCCTTGTCTTCGTCTTATTAGCCACCTTCTTCATTAGTTACGATTGGCACCGTCTTGCTCATAAAGTAAGAAAACTTCTACCTAATCGTTTGCATGGATACGGAAAAACTATTTTTGTCGATTTAAGAAAAGCTTTGTTTGGTTTTGTTAAAGCGCAACTTACACTCGTATCTATGACAACTATCATTGTACTAATCGGCCTTTTAATATTACGCGTGCCATACGCAATTACTATCGCGATTATTACAGGGGTTGTAGATTTACTCCCGTATTTAGGAACTGGAGCCGTCTTCGTTCCTTGGGTTATATACGTATTTTTCACAGGCGATACTGCATTCGCCATCGGTCTTCTCATCCTATACATCGTCGTGATTGTCCAAAGACAAATCATGGAGCCAAAAGTACTTTCATCTAATATTGGACTAGATCCATTAGCGACACTCATCGCTCTATTTGTCGGCTTTAAGCTCTTTGGTTTTTTAGGATTAATCATCGGTCCAGTCATATTAGTACTACTTAATACATTACACAAAGCTCATGTATTCCACGACTTATGGAAATTCATTAAGGGTTCACCATCAAAATAA
- a CDS encoding DUF441 domain-containing protein: MISQSTLFLFILLIIGLIAKNQSLTVAIGVLFLLKFTFLGDKVFPYLQTKGINLGVTVITIAVLVPIATGEIGFKQLGEAAKSYYAWIALASGVAVALLAKGGVQLLTTDPHITTALVFGTIIAVALFNGVAVGPLIGAGIAYAVMSIIQMFK; the protein is encoded by the coding sequence ATGATTAGTCAGTCAACGTTATTTTTATTCATACTACTTATTATAGGACTTATTGCTAAAAACCAATCGCTTACTGTAGCTATTGGAGTGTTATTCTTATTGAAATTTACGTTTTTAGGAGATAAAGTCTTTCCTTATCTACAAACGAAAGGGATTAACCTTGGTGTAACAGTCATTACAATAGCAGTGCTCGTACCGATTGCGACAGGGGAAATAGGCTTTAAACAACTCGGAGAAGCAGCGAAATCGTATTATGCATGGATTGCTTTAGCCTCAGGTGTGGCGGTCGCTTTGTTAGCGAAAGGCGGCGTACAATTATTGACGACGGACCCACATATTACAACCGCACTTGTTTTTGGGACAATTATAGCTGTAGCTTTATTTAATGGAGTCGCTGTAGGTCCATTAATTGGGGCTGGAATTGCCTATGCAGTTATGAGTATTATACAGATGTTTAAATAA
- the pyk gene encoding pyruvate kinase: MRKTKIVCTIGPASESIEKLEQLMEAGMNVARLNFSHGSHEEHGARIKNIREASKKTGKTVGILLDTKGPEIRTHDFVDGQAELVTGAEVILSTEQVLGTAEKFSVSYAGLYDDVDPGSRILIDDGLIELEVIEKADGNIRTKVLNSGTVKNKKGVNVPNVSIKLPGITEKDVQDIVFGIEQKVDFIAASFVRKASDVLEIRELLEGHNAQYIQIVPKIENQEGIDNIDSILEVSDGLMVARGDMGVEIPPEEVPLVQKRLIKKCNVLGKPVITATQMLDSMQRNPRPTRAEASDVANAIFDGTDAIMLSGETAAGQYPVEAVTMMANIAVRVEKSLQYEDMFKKRIKEFTPTITDAISQSVAHTALALDVAAIVAPTESGHTAKMISKYRPKSPIVAVTSDEQVGRRLALVWGVQAFMSEKRAASTDEMLDTAIQTGMDAGLIGLGDTVVITAGVPVAETGTTNLMKIHVVGEKVAKGQGIGRKSAKGKVVVAKTAAEAVANVNKGDILVTTSTDKDMIPAIEKAAALVVEEGGLTSHAAVVGVSIGIPVIVGVNGVTTTLKNGQEVTVDAARGIVYNGHAEVL; encoded by the coding sequence ATGCGTAAAACTAAAATTGTATGTACTATAGGTCCTGCTAGTGAAAGTATTGAGAAATTAGAGCAATTAATGGAAGCGGGTATGAACGTTGCTCGTTTAAACTTCTCTCATGGTAGCCATGAAGAGCATGGAGCTCGTATTAAAAATATTCGTGAAGCTTCAAAGAAAACTGGTAAAACAGTTGGTATCTTACTTGATACAAAAGGTCCAGAAATCCGTACACATGACTTCGTAGACGGACAAGCTGAGCTTGTAACAGGTGCAGAAGTAATTCTTTCTACTGAACAAGTATTAGGAACTGCAGAGAAGTTCTCTGTATCTTATGCTGGTCTTTATGATGATGTTGATCCAGGTTCTCGTATTCTAATCGATGACGGTCTTATCGAACTAGAAGTAATCGAGAAAGCTGACGGAAACATCCGTACAAAAGTATTAAACAGCGGAACTGTAAAAAATAAAAAAGGTGTTAACGTACCAAACGTAAGCATTAAGCTTCCTGGTATCACTGAAAAAGACGTGCAAGATATCGTTTTCGGTATCGAGCAAAAAGTTGATTTCATCGCAGCATCTTTCGTACGTAAAGCATCTGATGTATTAGAAATTCGTGAATTATTAGAAGGGCATAACGCTCAATACATCCAAATCGTACCAAAAATCGAAAATCAAGAAGGTATCGACAACATCGATTCAATCTTAGAAGTTTCTGACGGTTTAATGGTTGCTCGTGGTGATATGGGTGTAGAAATTCCACCAGAAGAAGTACCATTAGTACAAAAACGTCTAATCAAAAAATGTAACGTATTAGGCAAACCAGTTATTACTGCAACACAAATGTTAGATTCTATGCAACGTAACCCACGTCCAACTCGTGCGGAAGCAAGTGACGTAGCAAACGCAATCTTCGATGGAACAGATGCAATCATGCTTTCAGGTGAAACTGCTGCGGGTCAATACCCTGTAGAAGCTGTAACAATGATGGCTAACATTGCGGTACGTGTTGAAAAATCATTACAATATGAAGATATGTTCAAAAAACGTATTAAAGAGTTCACACCAACAATTACAGATGCAATTAGCCAATCTGTTGCGCACACAGCACTTGCTCTTGATGTAGCTGCAATCGTAGCTCCAACAGAAAGTGGACATACTGCGAAAATGATCTCTAAATACCGTCCGAAATCTCCAATCGTAGCTGTAACATCTGACGAGCAAGTAGGACGTCGTCTTGCACTTGTTTGGGGTGTTCAAGCATTTATGTCTGAGAAACGTGCAGCTTCTACTGACGAAATGTTAGATACAGCAATTCAAACAGGTATGGATGCGGGTCTAATCGGACTTGGAGATACTGTAGTAATCACTGCTGGTGTTCCAGTTGCTGAAACTGGTACAACAAACTTAATGAAAATCCACGTTGTTGGTGAAAAAGTTGCTAAAGGGCAAGGAATCGGTCGTAAATCTGCAAAAGGTAAAGTGGTTGTAGCGAAAACAGCTGCTGAAGCTGTAGCGAACGTAAACAAAGGTGATATCCTTGTTACAACAAGCACAGATAAAGATATGATTCCTGCAATTGAAAAAGCTGCTGCTCTAGTTGTAGAAGAAGGCGGTCTAACAAGCCATGCAGCTGTTGTAGGTGTATCAATCGGTATTCCTGTTATCGTTGGTGTAAACGGCGTAACAACAACTTTAAAAAATGGCCAAGAAGTAACAGTTGATGCAGCACGCGGAATTGTTTATAATGGACATGCGGAAGTGCTATAA
- the pfkA gene encoding 6-phosphofructokinase: MKRIGVLTSGGDSPGMNAAIRAVVRKAIFHDIEVYGIYHGYAGLISGHIEKLELGSVGDIIHRGGTKLYTARCPEFKDPEVRLKGIEQLKKHGIEGLVVIGGDGSYQGAKKLTEQGFPCVGVPGTIDNDIPGTDFTIGFDTALNTVIDAIDKIRDTATSHERTYVIEVMGRHAGDIALWAGLADGAETILIPEEKYDMEDVISRLKRGSERGKKHSIIVVAEGVGSAIDIGKHIEEATSFDTRVTVLGHVQRGGSPSAQDRVLASRLGARAVELLIAGNGGRCVGIQNNKLVDHDIIEALAQKHTIDKDMYQLSKELSI; this comes from the coding sequence ATGAAACGTATTGGTGTATTAACAAGTGGTGGAGATTCACCTGGTATGAATGCTGCCATTCGTGCAGTTGTTCGTAAAGCGATTTTCCATGATATTGAAGTATATGGTATTTACCATGGATACGCTGGTTTAATTTCTGGTCATATTGAAAAATTAGAACTTGGTTCTGTTGGCGATATTATCCACCGTGGTGGTACAAAATTATATACAGCAAGATGTCCTGAGTTTAAAGACCCAGAAGTACGACTAAAAGGAATCGAGCAATTAAAGAAACATGGTATTGAAGGACTTGTCGTTATTGGTGGAGATGGTTCGTACCAAGGCGCAAAAAAATTAACTGAGCAAGGATTCCCATGTGTAGGTGTACCAGGTACAATCGACAATGATATCCCTGGAACAGACTTCACAATTGGTTTTGATACAGCTTTAAATACTGTTATTGATGCAATTGATAAAATCCGTGATACAGCTACATCTCATGAACGTACATATGTTATTGAAGTAATGGGACGTCACGCTGGAGATATCGCATTATGGGCTGGTTTAGCTGATGGTGCAGAAACTATCTTAATTCCAGAAGAAAAGTATGACATGGAAGATGTTATCTCTCGTCTGAAACGCGGTAGTGAACGTGGTAAAAAGCACAGTATTATCGTTGTAGCTGAAGGTGTTGGAAGTGCAATTGACATCGGTAAGCACATTGAAGAAGCAACAAGCTTTGATACTCGTGTAACTGTATTAGGTCACGTACAACGTGGTGGATCACCAAGTGCACAAGACCGTGTATTAGCTAGTCGTCTTGGCGCAAGAGCAGTTGAATTATTAATTGCTGGTAATGGCGGACGTTGTGTTGGTATTCAAAATAATAAACTTGTTGATCATGACATTATCGAAGCGTTAGCTCAAAAGCATACAATCGATAAAGATATGTATCAATTATCTAAAGAATTATCTATCTAA
- a CDS encoding FxsA family protein: protein MKWLLFLLILVPAIEITVLIGSSHVIGLWSTFAMIVFTGIVGVYLAKRQGFKVLREIQFRLNRGEMPGDAVLNGIFIFVGGILLVLPGYVTDIIGFIFVVPITRALLKPAVMKWIDWKFRKRTTIIVQK, encoded by the coding sequence ATGAAGTGGTTACTGTTCTTACTTATTTTAGTGCCGGCGATTGAGATTACGGTGTTAATAGGATCGAGTCATGTAATAGGTTTATGGTCTACGTTCGCTATGATTGTATTTACGGGTATTGTGGGTGTATATTTGGCGAAACGACAAGGGTTTAAAGTACTTAGAGAGATTCAATTTAGGCTAAATAGAGGAGAAATGCCGGGTGATGCGGTTCTAAATGGTATTTTTATATTCGTAGGAGGTATTCTTTTAGTACTGCCTGGATATGTGACGGATATAATAGGTTTTATCTTTGTTGTTCCTATAACGAGGGCTTTATTGAAGCCGGCTGTTATGAAGTGGATTGATTGGAAATTTAGAAAGAGAACTACTATTATTGTTCAGAAATAA